In Halobacterium noricense, the genomic stretch GCAGTGCTCGTCTCCCGTGGTCTCGTTCGTTGCACTCACGACACTCCCGCGGCTCGCTGCGCGCGTTCGCTCCCGTTGGTCGCTCACGTGCTTACTTCGCCGGGGTTCGTCGAGACCACCTCGCCCTTTCAATCCACCAGGGAACCGGCTGATTCGCCGGCTGAAGCTGCGGTCAGACCAATCCTTATCTGAACACCACCAGCGGGCGTCGCCGGGAACGCGCGACTCCGTCGGGGGGTCCGTCGGCGTCGGCGTGAAAACTCGAAGCACTTTAACGCCAGCACAGTAACGAGAGTACTATGACCGACGTAGACGTGGCCATCGTGGGCGGCGGGCCGGCGGGGTCGGCAGCCGCGTACGCGGCCGCCGACCGGGGCGCGGACGCCGTCGTCTACGAGAAGGGCGTGCCGCGGGCCGACCGCGACCGCCTCGGCCCGGACTCGACGGACGCCGCGGGGTTTCTGGACTACTGGCTGGAGGTCGCGGACCTCGACTTCGCGGAGATTCCCGACGACGTCGTCGAGCAGGAACTCGCGGGCGCGGCGTTCATCGGCCCCGACGAGGAGGTCGTCGTGGACCGCACGGGCATCGACGCCGACTACGACAACTTCGGGTTCACGTTCCACCGCGCGAAGTTCGACGACTGGCTGCGCGACCGCGCGGAGGACGCCGGTGCCGACTACGTCGCCGGCACCAGCGTCAAGGGCGTCGACTCGGACCTCTCGGGCGGCCACGAGCACGCGCTGACGTTCGGCGACGGCGAGGAAGTCACGGCGGAGTACCTCGTGCTCGCGGACGGCCCGCAGCGCCAGGTCACGATGCGCGTGCTCGACCCGCTTCTCCCCGACGGGAAACGCGCCAGCGAACTGCTCAGTCCGCCCTCCGCCAACCACATCGCCTACCAGGAGTACCGCCAGTTCCCCGCGGAGCTGTTCGACGAGGACACGCTGAAGTTCTGGTGGGGCTGGATGCCCGGCGAGACCGCCTACCCGTGGGTGTTCCCGAACCGGGACGGCGTCGCGCGCGTCGGCCTCACGATGCCCATCGGCCTGGACGTCGACGACTTCGACGCCAGCGAGTGGCGCCTGCTCCGCGAGGACGACGACCGCATCCCCTCCGGGAAGGTGTACCTCCAGCGCCTCCTCGACGAGCTGTACGGCGACGAGTACGACGTCGACGAGGA encodes the following:
- a CDS encoding NAD(P)/FAD-dependent oxidoreductase; translation: MTDVDVAIVGGGPAGSAAAYAAADRGADAVVYEKGVPRADRDRLGPDSTDAAGFLDYWLEVADLDFAEIPDDVVEQELAGAAFIGPDEEVVVDRTGIDADYDNFGFTFHRAKFDDWLRDRAEDAGADYVAGTSVKGVDSDLSGGHEHALTFGDGEEVTAEYLVLADGPQRQVTMRVLDPLLPDGKRASELLSPPSANHIAYQEYRQFPAELFDEDTLKFWWGWMPGETAYPWVFPNRDGVARVGLTMPIGLDVDDFDASEWRLLREDDDRIPSGKVYLQRLLDELYGDEYDVDEDFPLVDGHGKSNSTETYAISSTRPIESPTDAGIAVVGGAMGATSSFHEGGDHVAHRTGKLAGCLAAEGNLEEYNAAWHDAIGDEIRRNVAMADVVGEFGPADWDKTIRITRQMRESSDSGKIISKSNARSAAGGIRLYTRYKRAKFRYRKRKYAQIREGDYTL